The nucleotide window ACCAGACAAAGGGTTCGCCGATGGCATGGATCGCAGTATTGGCATAACCGGTGAGAAAGTATCGCGCAGTGCGCCAAGCCTTTGGAATGTAGCCTTTCTCGATCGATTTTTTTGGGATGGTCGCGCAACCACCTTAGAACAACAAGCCATGGGACCATTGTTTGATCCCAAGGAGATGGGCAACACACCGGAAAAGCTGGTGGCTGACATCAGCGCTAACCCGGTTTACAAAGCAATGTTCACTAAGGTGTTTGACGACAAAAAAGTGTCCGTTGCCAACATCTCAGAAGCCTTGGCGGCATTTCAAACCAGCTTAATTTCGCTTAATTCTCGCTATGATCAATACGCCCATGGTTATCATCAGGCACTTAGTGAAAACGAAATTAAAGGTCTTAATATTTTCCGCTCCTTTGTCGCTCGTTGCGCCGAATGCCATCAACCGCCATTGTTCACCAATAACCAAATTGCTGTTATTGGCACACCAGATCCTGAAGGCATGGCCTTTGATGTTGGCGCAGAAGCAACCTTTAATGACAAACGTAATCGCGGTGGTTTTAAAGTGCCAACATTACGCAATATCGCTAAAACCGCGCCATATATGCATTCCGGAAAATTTGACTCATTGAATGAAGCGACCGACTTCTACAATAAAGGTCGTGGTCATGCGGTGCCAGAAGATGAAGAGCTATTAATTCACTGGCACATTTGGGAACCAAACCTGCGTCCAGAAGAAATAGATTTAATCGTTGAGTTTTTACATAGCCTCAACGACGAAAGTTTAACCCCACAGTTGCCCGAAAGCCTACCTTCGGGACTACCAGTTGTGGATCAAAAATACGCTGCAAATAAGCAGTTACAGCAACAATTACAACAACAAGAACAGCAAACAATAGAGGGTGAAGAAGACGATGAGTAAAGGCAAAATATTATCTGTTGTATTAATTGCCGCGGCATTCGGTGTCGGTAATTATTATGGCGGTTTAAATTCCAGCCCAGTGATCACTTCCTCAAGTGGTGGCGCAAGCTTTGGCGGTGGCTACGATAAATCACAAGATCAAGATGCAAGCGCTGAAGCCGTGCAACAAGTGCAAGGTGAAGTCCGTGTCGTTAATGATGGTGAATCCATTATGGCAGCGGTTAAAGCGGCGAATCCGGGTGATACCATTCAAGTAATGCCGGGCAAATATCACGAAACCGTGTATGTCGATAAAGAAGACATCAAAATTGTCGGTGTGATCAAAGAAGGCGCGCGTGCGACGATGGATGGTCAAGGCAAGCTTAATGACGCCATATTGTACTCAGGAAATAACTTTGTCGTTGAAAACATGACCATCACTGGTTACAAAGGCAACGGTATTATGGGCCAAGCTGGTAATAACTTTATCATCCGTAATAACTTGATTGTAGATACCGGTGTCTATGGTATTTTCCCACAATTGGGTAAAAACGGTATCGTTGAGCACAATGTCATTTCGGGTATCGAAGACGCGGCCATCTATGTCGGTATGAGTGATAACATTCATGTTGCTCATAACGAAGTGTTTGACTCGGTTGCCGGTATTGAAATTGAAAACTCGCGTCATGCCATCGTTGAAAACAACTACGTGCATGACAACACCGGCGGTATTCTGGCATTTATTACCCCAGGACTACCGATTAAAACCACCTATGACGTGATCATTCGTAATAACTTTGTGGTTAACAATAATACCGAGAACTTCGCTATACCGGGTTCAACGGTTGCGATGATCCCAGCAGGCTCTGGCATTATCGTTTGGGCTGGTGATGACGTGATTATTGAAGGTAATATCATCAGTAATAACAAAACCGGTGGTATCTTGGTCTCCGATCATAACTCGTTTGGCGCCGGCTCTAACGATCCTGAGTCTGAACCAAATCCAGATCGCACCATGATTTTGGATAACTTTATGATGAATAACGGCTATGACACCATTGATGAAGTCAAAGCGTTATTGGCTATTGAGCTTAAAGGCTCTGATAGTGCCGATATCATCAAGGTTGGTGGTGGTGTAGACAGCTGTATCATTAACCGTCATCGTTATACCACAGCCGGTGTTAGCGATTGGAAAGAGTGTGACTTTACCAACACCAAGAATATTGAAACCTACCTGTTAGACAAGCCTGTTGCACCACGTGACATTGATCCAAGTGAACGCGGTAAAATCGCTTACCTTGGTATTTGTACTGGCTGTCATACTTATACTGACCGTATGATTGGCCCTCCAGTAAATATCATTCAGGCATT belongs to Thalassotalea sp. HSM 43 and includes:
- a CDS encoding cytochrome-c peroxidase; this translates as MLSRLLAAIWLPLSLTWFSLYSISSVASDFKLRSQCPPSFEKTSAGVCKLRTMYQFYDSVQGRGLGGTQTSLPEARDGFSPEKIDLGRYLFFDPLLSKDGSVSCASCHQPDKGFADGMDRSIGITGEKVSRSAPSLWNVAFLDRFFWDGRATTLEQQAMGPLFDPKEMGNTPEKLVADISANPVYKAMFTKVFDDKKVSVANISEALAAFQTSLISLNSRYDQYAHGYHQALSENEIKGLNIFRSFVARCAECHQPPLFTNNQIAVIGTPDPEGMAFDVGAEATFNDKRNRGGFKVPTLRNIAKTAPYMHSGKFDSLNEATDFYNKGRGHAVPEDEELLIHWHIWEPNLRPEEIDLIVEFLHSLNDESLTPQLPESLPSGLPVVDQKYAANKQLQQQLQQQEQQTIEGEEDDE
- a CDS encoding parallel beta-helix domain-containing protein; its protein translation is MSKGKILSVVLIAAAFGVGNYYGGLNSSPVITSSSGGASFGGGYDKSQDQDASAEAVQQVQGEVRVVNDGESIMAAVKAANPGDTIQVMPGKYHETVYVDKEDIKIVGVIKEGARATMDGQGKLNDAILYSGNNFVVENMTITGYKGNGIMGQAGNNFIIRNNLIVDTGVYGIFPQLGKNGIVEHNVISGIEDAAIYVGMSDNIHVAHNEVFDSVAGIEIENSRHAIVENNYVHDNTGGILAFITPGLPIKTTYDVIIRNNFVVNNNTENFAIPGSTVAMIPAGSGIIVWAGDDVIIEGNIISNNKTGGILVSDHNSFGAGSNDPESEPNPDRTMILDNFMMNNGYDTIDEVKALLAIELKGSDSADIIKVGGGVDSCIINRHRYTTAGVSDWKECDFTNTKNIETYLLDKPVAPRDIDPSERGKIAYLGICTGCHTYTDRMIGPPVNIIQALYMDNPQGLADYIANPTKKREDYPEMPPQNYLDEGTRLAVAEYMLKTSN